One part of the Salmo salar chromosome ssa10, Ssal_v3.1, whole genome shotgun sequence genome encodes these proteins:
- the LOC123724535 gene encoding early nodulin-75-like produces the protein MKSAAISARVTDFPFQGPQTQGHSGQCVEITGSQTNPTLPITRPPPSTLPITRTPPSTLPITRPPPSTLPITRPPPSTLPITRPPPSTLPITRPPPSTLPITRPPPSTLPITRPPPSTLPITRPPPSTLPITRPPPSTLPITRPPPSTLPITRPPPSTLPITRPAPSTLPITRPSSIHPAHHQISSIHPAHHQTTSIHPAHHQTTSIHPAHHQTTSIHPAHHQTTSIHPAHHQTTSIHPAHHQTTSIHPAHHQTTSIHPAHHQTTSIHPAHHQTSSIHPAHHQSTSIHPAHHQTTSIHPAYHQTSSIHPAHHQSTSIHPAHHQTTSIHPAHHQTTSIHPAHHQTTSIHPAHHQTTSIHPAHHQTSSIHPAHHQSTSIHPAHHQTTSIHPAYHQTSSIHPAHHQSTSIHPAHHQTTSIHPAHHQTTSIHPAHHQTTSIHPAHHQTTSNHPAHHQNTSIHPAHHQNTSIHPAHHQTTSIHPAHHQTTSIHPAHHQTTSIHPAHHQTTSIHPAYHQTSSIHPAHHQSTSIHPAHHQTTSIHPAHHQTTSIHPAHHQTSSIHPAHHQTTSIHPAHHQTTSIHPAHHQNTSIHPAHHQNTSIHPAYHQTSSIHPAHHQSTSIHPVHHQTTSIHPAHITIHQQGRRHGMGNTKHQPASQHATQPDLNTGIPDPNHSSVCF, from the coding sequence ATGAAGTCAGCAGCTATTTCTGCTAGAGTGACGGATTTTCCTTTTCAAGGCCCTCAGACACAAGGTCACAGTGGTCAGTGTGTGGAGATCACAGGCAGCCAAACCAACCCCACCCTGCCCATCACCAGACCACCTCCATCCACCCTGCCCATCACCAGAACACCTCCATCCACCCTGCCCATCACCAGACCACCTCCATCCACCCTGCCCATCACCAGACCACCTCCATCCACCCTGCCCATCACCAGACCACCTCCATCCACCCTGCCCATCACCAGACCACCTCCATCCACCCTGCCCATCACCAGACCACCTCCATCCACCCTGCCCATCACCAGACCACCTCCATCCACCCTGCCCATCACCAGACCACCTCCATCCACCCTGCCCATCACCAGACCACCTCCATCCACCCTGCCCATCACCAGACCACCTCCATCCACCCTGCCCATCACCAGACCACCTCCATCCACCCTGCCCATCACCAGACCAGCTCCATCCACCCTGCCCATCACCAGACCATCCTCCATCCACCCTGCCCATCACCAGATCAGCTCCATCCACCCTGCCCATCACCAGACCACCTCCATCCACCCTGCCCATCACCAGACCACCTCCATCCACCCTGCCCATCACCAGACCACCTCCATCCACCCTGCCCATCACCAGACCACCTCCATCCACCCTGCCCATCACCAGACCACCTCCATCCACCCTGCCCATCACCAGACCACCTCCATCCACCCTGCCCATCACCAGACCACCTCCATCCACCCTGCCCATCACCAGACCACCTCCATCCACCCTGCCCATCACCAGACCAGCTCCATCCACCCTGCCCATCACCAGAGCACCTCCATCCACCCTGCCCATCACCAGACCACCTCCATCCACCCTGCCTATCACCAGACCAGCTCCATCCACCCTGCCCATCACCAGAGCACCTCCATCCACCCTGCCCATCACCAGACCACCTCCATCCACCCTGCCCATCACCAGACCACCTCCATCCACCCTGCCCATCACCAGACCACCTCCATCCACCCTGCCCATCACCAGACCACCTCCATCCACCCTGCCCATCACCAGACCAGCTCCATCCACCCTGCCCATCACCAGAGCACCTCCATCCACCCTGCCCATCACCAGACCACCTCCATCCACCCTGCCTATCACCAGACCAGCTCCATCCACCCTGCCCATCACCAGAGCACCTCCATCCACCCTGCCCATCACCAGACCACCTCCATCCACCCTGCCCATCACCAGACCACCTCCATCCACCCTGCCCATCACCAGACCACCTCCATCCACCCTGCCCATCACCAGACCACCTCCAACCACCCTGCCCATCACCAGAACACCTCCATCCACCCTGCCCATCACCAGAACACCTCCATCCACCCTGCCCATCACCAGACCACCTCCATCCACCCTGCCCATCACCAGACCACTTCCATCCACCCTGCCCATCACCAGACCACCTCCATCCACCCTGCCCATCACCAGACCACCTCCATCCACCCTGCCTATCACCAGACCAGCTCCATCCACCCTGCCCATCACCAGAGCACCTCCATCCACCCTGCCCATCACCAGACCACCTCCATCCACCCTGCCCATCACCAGACCACCTCCATCCACCCTGCCCATCACCAGACCAGCTCCATCCACCCTGCCCATCACCAGACCACATCCATCCACCCTGCCCATCACCAGACCACCTCCATCCACCCTGCCCATCACCAGAACACCTCCATCCACCCTGCCCATCACCAGAACACCTCCATCCACCCTGCCTATCACCAGACCAGCTCCATCCACCCTGCCCATCACCAGAGCACCTCCATCCACCCTGTCCATCACCAGACCACCTCCATCCATCCTGcccatatcactatacaccagcAGGGGCGCAGACACGGCATGGGCAACACcaaacaccagccagccagccaacacgCAACACAGCCTGACCTTAACACCGGTATCCCTGATCCAAATCATTCCTCTGTGTGCTTCTGA